In Candidatus Dadabacteria bacterium, the sequence CGTTTCGAGGCGTTATATGGCGACCGAACGGGACAATACAGTATACGAATTAATAAACAATGGCGCATATGTTTCAGATGGGAGCAAGGGGCCTGTGATGTGGAAATCGTAGATTATCATTAGATCAACATAAAAGCGAAAAGCAGGAGGTAACAGCAATGGCTAGGGAACCTATTCACCCCGGTGAGTTTCTTATTGACGAACTTAGAGAAATAAAGGTGACACCGACGGAGTTGTCGCGTCGTGTAGGTGTGCCGCCAAATCGCATTTCCCAGATCATTCGCGGGAAGCGGGATATAACCGTTGATACTGCCTTGCGACTCGGACAGTTTTTTGGTACCACCCCTGAACTCTGGATCAACCTGCAAAGGGATTATGATCTTGACAAGGTAAAAGCTGAGTCATGGCCTGAGATTCAAAAGATTCGCCGTTGGCAACCTGAAACCGGTTCGCATGGATAACTGCCTCCGAGTTGGATATTCGCCGAGTTGCACCGGTCTGCGCTTCAACGCTTTTTCCTCGGAACTCATGCAAACCCATGTTTGCGAGACTATGTAGATTATCAGAAGTTTTCGAGCTTGAATTGATGATTCCTTCAAGTTAACGTAAATGCTTAGTCAGGATCCATCTATCCTCGGGAGGACTTCAAATGAAAATCAAGTGGGCGGAGAGAATCGAGCAGCTTCCTCCATACCTTTTTGCCGAGATCGACAGGAAAAAAAACGAGCTGATCGAGAAGGGAATCGACGTGATCGACCTCGGGGTGGGCGACCCGGACATACCGACGCCGGAGCACATAGTGGAGTCGCTTCGCGAGGCGGCCGGGGATCCTGAGCACCACCGCTACCCGTCCTACGTGGGCATGCTGTCTTTTCGGGAGGCGGCTGCCGAGTGGTACCAAGAGCGCTTCGGAGTAAGCCTCGACCCCGCAAAGCAGGTAGTGACCCTGATAGGCTCCAAGGAAGGTGTAGCCCACGCGCCTCTCGCGTTTGTTGACCCGGGGGACGTGGCGCTCGTGCCGGATCCCGGATATCCCGTGTACCCGGTTTCGACCACGTTCGCAGGAGGAGTTCCCTACCCGATGCCGCTTCTTAAGGAAAACGATTTTCTCCCGGACCTTGACGCCATTCCCGCGGATGTGGCCAAGCGGGCCGTCATGATGTTTCTTAACTATCCCAACAATCCGACCACGGTTCTCGCCGACGAGGGGTTCTTCAGGGAAGTGGTCGATTTCGCCCGGGAAAACGAGATACTCGTCTGCCACGACGCCGCCTACACGGAGATAGCTTTTTACGGAAAAAATCCCCTGAGCTTCCTCGAGATACCGGGGGCGATGGACGTAGGAATCGAGTTCCACTCGCTTTCAAAGACCTTCAGCATGACCGGGTGGCGCCTGGCGTTCGCCGCGGGTAACGAGAGGGCCATAGCGGGTCTCGGGAAGATAAAGACGAACATAGACTCGGGAGTTTTCCAGGCGGTCCAGGTGGCGGGCATAACGGCGCTTCGCAACAGTTCCGTCGGACTTGAGGAGAGAAAGGAAGTCTACAGGGAGCGCCTCGAGATATTCTGCCGCGGCCTTCGGGAAGCGGGTATAGAATACACCGTCCCCGAGGCCACGTTCTACGTGTGGTTCGAGGTTCCCGAGGGGATGACATCTTCAGAGTTCTCGGAGAGAATGCTCACCGAAGCCGGCGTGGTCGTCACTCCCGGAAACGGTTTCGGGGACTGCGGCGAGGGATACGCCAGGGTGTCGGTGACGTTCGACACGCAGAGGATAGAGCAGGCTGCCGAGAGGATAGCGAAGTTCAAGCCGTAGGGGCGACCGGGTCTTTAAAGATAAGAGGTTTTGAGAGTTGTTTGAGTTTATAAAGTACTTCTGCACCCTGCTTTACATTATTTCCTCCGCTTTTCTCTGTATATTTGGCCTTCACCGTTACTACCTAGTGCATCTTTACTCGAGGACAAAGGCGCGCCGCGCCGCGGCCCCGCAGGGACGGGGATCCCTTCCGCGCGTCACGGTGCAGCTCCCCGTCTATAACGAGATGTACGTGACCGAAAGGCTCATCCGCGCGGTCTGCGGGATCGACTACCCGAGGGACCTGCTCGAGGTGCAGGTGCTTGACGACTCAACGGACGACACAAGCCGCATAGCGGCGCGCTGCACCGATGAGCTCCGGGCTGCCGGTTTCGACATAAAGCACATCCGGAGGGGGAACCGCGAGGGGTACAAGGCGGGGGCGCTTGCCGCGGGCTGCGCGCAGGCAAGCGGGGAGCTTCTTGCGGTTTTCGACGCGGACTTTGTTCCACCCAGGGGTTTTCTCCGAAAGACCGTTTCGTGCTTCGAAGACCCTGAGGTCGGGATAGTGCAGACGAGGTGGGGGCATCTTAACCGCGACTACTCGCTTCTGACCAAGGCCCAGTCGGTGCTTCTTGACGGCCATTTCGTGGTGGAGCAGGCCGCCCGGCATGGAAACGGACTTTTTCTTAACTTCAACGGCACCGCCGGGGTGATCCGCAAGAAGTGCATAGAGCAGAGCGGAGGGTGGCAGCACGACACCCTGACCGAGGATCTTGATCTAAGCTACAGGGCGCAGATAAACGGGTGGAAGGCAGTCTACCTGCCCAACGTCATATCGGACGCCGAGCTTCCCGTTGACATGAACGCCTTTAAGATACAGCAGCACAGGTGGGTCAAGGGAGGGATCCAGACGGCAGGGAAGCTTTTGCCCTCGGTGCTTCGCGACTCCCAGATCCCGTTTAAGGTCAAGGCCGAGAGCGTGTTTCACCTCCTCGGCAATTTCAGCTACCTGTTTCTGCTCGCCACTATAATTCTCATAATACCCATGAATTTCCTGTGGGAGCGGATCTGGCTTAACGACCTTTTCATAGCGAGCGTCACGGGGGTGGCGCTCGGCACCTTAGCCATAATAAGGTTCTACATACTGGCGGTCCGCGAGGCCCACGGCACCCGGGCGCGGGAGTTCTACAAGTACATACCCGTTGCGCTGAGCGTCGGGGCGGGCATAGCGGTTAACAATGCCAAGGCCGTGCTTGAGGCGGTTCTGGGCAGGACGTCGGGTTTTGCGAGAACGCCAAAGTACGCCGTCGTGGGCAGGAAGGACCGGTGGAGAACCTCGGCTTACGTTTCCTCAAAAGGGGTTACCACCTTTTTCGAGGTCGTTCTCTCGGTTTTCTTCACGTTCCAGGTGGCGTATGTTCTCTATATGGGATTTTTCATCTGGGTTCCCTTCCTGCTGCTGATGCAGTTCGGTTTCACCTACACCGCTTTTCTCTCGATATATCACGGTTCGTGAAAGAAGTTCGCCCCGCTTCGAGATAACGGTCTTTTCAACTTTTCACAATTTCTGAATTTTCTCGGGGAGGCCTTTAGAAAAAGTGCGTATATGCTCTTGACATATCCCGGAAGCCGACCGGCTCACTGCCGGTTCCAGACTGTTCCGAAAGGAACAGCCCACAGCCCGTCACCCATGGACCCCGTGAGTTCTCCCGAATAGAGTACGATCCCAGTAAATTTTCTGTCGCGCGCGATGTTTTTCTTAAACCAGCTGAGGTTTTTGAAATCGTTCGTTCCGATGGCCGAGCCCGCCTTGATCTCAATCCCGAGCAGCGCCCGGTCCTCCCTTTCGATCAAGAAGTCGATCTCGCGCTTTTCGCGGTCACGGTAATGGAAGAGACTGTATCTTCCGGCATTGGCGTCCACTTGGGCGGCTATTTCGTTGAACATGAAGGTTTCGATCAGCTTGCCCGAGCGGTCCGCATCCATTCGGACCTGCTGCCTGTCCCAGTCAAGAATCGAAGACATAAGTCCCGAGTCAGTCATAAAAAGCCTGGGGCGTTGCCCCGCCCGCGCGTAATCGGTGCGTTTCCACGCCCTTACGCGTTCGACAATGTACAAGGCTTCCAGGGCGTTTATATATGTCTCGACCGTGGAGCGCGCGATGGAAAGTCCAGCGCCTATGGATGAAATGTCCATGAACTTGCCCGACCATGCCGCCAGGGTGTGTATCAGTTCGCTCATGGCGTCGCGTCGCTGGATACGCCCGAGATCCCTGAGGTCGCGTTCCACAAGCGCGTCCGCGTAGTCCCGATGCCATAATCTTCGCTCTGTGTCTCCAAGCATAATGGCTTCCGGAAAACCACCTCCAAAAGAGATGTCCAGCATAGCGTCACGGTCGTAAGCGCGGTCGGGATGCCTGAAATCCTGCCTGAAGGCCCGGTCAAGGAAATCCGGAGACGCTCCTAAAATCTCTCCATAGGTGAGCGGACGCAGCCGTACCTTTCTTATGCGTCCGGCGAGGGATTCCCGTACTCCGGGGGAAGACTGTATGTCGGCTGAACCCGTCAGCAGGTATTGTCCGGGTCTCGTATCTTCATCCACCCTTATCTTGATTGCAGAAAGCAGGTCGGGAGCACGCTGGACTTCGTCGATGATGAGGGTGCTTCCCGAATGCTTCACGAAGCCTCGCGGGTCGGTTTCGGCAATCTGCCGTACGGCCGGATCATCCAGAGTGCGGTAGGCGATATGCCGTGAAACCAGTTCCTTGGCAAGGGTGGTTTTGCCGCATTGGCGCGCTCCGCAGAGCAACAGCACGCGGCGCGTTTCGAGGGCTTTTTTCAAGGTGTCCCGCTGCCAGCGGAAATAAGAATGTGACATGATCCGAAACTCGCTGTATTGTTATTTCCATATCCGCGATTTTGCAAAAAACGCACCCGCGTTTTTATAGAAATTATACCCGCGTTTTTATAGAAGACAATGTTCTCAAGTAATGTCATCCGGCCTCGTCGTTTTTTCGCCGCTGCGCCCGGCTGCTTTCGATCGTCTTTTTGATTCGGGATGTTTTC encodes:
- a CDS encoding glycosyltransferase family 2 protein, translated to MFEFIKYFCTLLYIISSAFLCIFGLHRYYLVHLYSRTKARRAAAPQGRGSLPRVTVQLPVYNEMYVTERLIRAVCGIDYPRDLLEVQVLDDSTDDTSRIAARCTDELRAAGFDIKHIRRGNREGYKAGALAAGCAQASGELLAVFDADFVPPRGFLRKTVSCFEDPEVGIVQTRWGHLNRDYSLLTKAQSVLLDGHFVVEQAARHGNGLFLNFNGTAGVIRKKCIEQSGGWQHDTLTEDLDLSYRAQINGWKAVYLPNVISDAELPVDMNAFKIQQHRWVKGGIQTAGKLLPSVLRDSQIPFKVKAESVFHLLGNFSYLFLLATIILIIPMNFLWERIWLNDLFIASVTGVALGTLAIIRFYILAVREAHGTRAREFYKYIPVALSVGAGIAVNNAKAVLEAVLGRTSGFARTPKYAVVGRKDRWRTSAYVSSKGVTTFFEVVLSVFFTFQVAYVLYMGFFIWVPFLLLMQFGFTYTAFLSIYHGS
- a CDS encoding ATP-binding protein, which encodes MSHSYFRWQRDTLKKALETRRVLLLCGARQCGKTTLAKELVSRHIAYRTLDDPAVRQIAETDPRGFVKHSGSTLIIDEVQRAPDLLSAIKIRVDEDTRPGQYLLTGSADIQSSPGVRESLAGRIRKVRLRPLTYGEILGASPDFLDRAFRQDFRHPDRAYDRDAMLDISFGGGFPEAIMLGDTERRLWHRDYADALVERDLRDLGRIQRRDAMSELIHTLAAWSGKFMDISSIGAGLSIARSTVETYINALEALYIVERVRAWKRTDYARAGQRPRLFMTDSGLMSSILDWDRQQVRMDADRSGKLIETFMFNEIAAQVDANAGRYSLFHYRDREKREIDFLIEREDRALLGIEIKAGSAIGTNDFKNLSWFKKNIARDRKFTGIVLYSGELTGSMGDGLWAVPFGTVWNRQ
- a CDS encoding LL-diaminopimelate aminotransferase, producing MKWAERIEQLPPYLFAEIDRKKNELIEKGIDVIDLGVGDPDIPTPEHIVESLREAAGDPEHHRYPSYVGMLSFREAAAEWYQERFGVSLDPAKQVVTLIGSKEGVAHAPLAFVDPGDVALVPDPGYPVYPVSTTFAGGVPYPMPLLKENDFLPDLDAIPADVAKRAVMMFLNYPNNPTTVLADEGFFREVVDFARENEILVCHDAAYTEIAFYGKNPLSFLEIPGAMDVGIEFHSLSKTFSMTGWRLAFAAGNERAIAGLGKIKTNIDSGVFQAVQVAGITALRNSSVGLEERKEVYRERLEIFCRGLREAGIEYTVPEATFYVWFEVPEGMTSSEFSERMLTEAGVVVTPGNGFGDCGEGYARVSVTFDTQRIEQAAERIAKFKP
- a CDS encoding HigA family addiction module antitoxin, with the translated sequence MAREPIHPGEFLIDELREIKVTPTELSRRVGVPPNRISQIIRGKRDITVDTALRLGQFFGTTPELWINLQRDYDLDKVKAESWPEIQKIRRWQPETGSHG